Proteins from one Rhinolophus ferrumequinum isolate MPI-CBG mRhiFer1 chromosome 15 unlocalized genomic scaffold, mRhiFer1_v1.p scaffold_54_arrow_ctg1_1, whole genome shotgun sequence genomic window:
- the TNRC6A gene encoding trinucleotide repeat-containing gene 6A protein isoform X3 — MEQATEQKLKVPEQIRPSVSQAPPASAQNGPPAASSTANDARHAAAGGEQQPQQPQALPRYPREVPPRFRHQEHKQLLKRGQHFPAIAANLGPAVKAPSSQCESSPFASLQPHSSTEVLDGRQQADTNHNNSGSHYETSQRGPASSTSDSSPSCQNAVVNEPTEKSAWPSVAGSDPELASECVDADSASGSESERNLPTMASGSTGGEKDGLRSSTGLGAQNKFVVGSSGNSGGPGNSPGPWGVAHGAVISTCQVSAEAPESKSESSTGRVPAWGAVSSSSNGGLNLSTLSSASSHGAWPVLESNGLALKGSGGGGSAGTSAQCSCTGQGPHSQSTNSKGGGSAPPGAWGGLQEAGESEGSGTQKVSFSGHPQNVTTDVAGPNNTTNFMTSSLPNSASAPSNELPANPGAWRVSAVTHPQIQAPSVTNGTSLAHLSNGDAKSGGSHGTAWGAYGASYAGDTCASPNGPTPGDTVNSTPMQPGANGPVGTNFQVNTNKGGGVWEAAPASSQGAPWGSAHGASAGGSRRGWGTPAQNTATSVPGVEWSKLPSNQHSSDSANGSGKKFTNGWRSAEEDGPGSGTSQTSEQGGVWAAAGGTGDSEGSAESPGRLEDSQSRDRRKADQHSLLQSLVSRADLDPRVLSNAGWGQTPIKQNTAWDTETLPSGERKPDNGTEAWGCSAAQTCNSGACTEKPGPDGRDPSSAAGWGEPRPALRWGDSKGSSCQGGWEDDAAATGMARSNQWGNCKEKCTWNDSQKNKQGWGDGQRSSQGWSVSASDNWADASRSNHWGEANKKSSSGGSDSDRSVSGWNELGKTSSFTWGNNLNPNNSSGWDESSKPSPSQGWGDPPKSSQSLAWGEATKPVSSPDWSKQQEVVGSWGIPPAPGKASGTGWLGGPIPAPTKEEEPTGWEEPSPESIRRKMEIDDGTSAWGDPSKYSYKNVNMWDRNVPNGSRSDQPAQGHQLLPSASASSSSPEAGGASGWGEPWGEPSAAATTVDNGTSAWGKPIDSGPSWGEPMAVASSTPTWGSSSVGPQVLSKSGPKPMQDGWCGDDMPLPANRPSGWEDEEDVEIGMWNSNSSQELNASLNWPPYTKKMSSKGLSGKKRRRERGVMKGGNKQEEAWINPFVKQFSNISFSRDTPEENVQSNKMDLPGGMLQDKRMEIDKHSLSIGDYTRTVGKGPASRPQVPKECPMERSPYFDKDGMVADEPQNMQFMSSQSVKLPPSNSALPNQALGSIAGLGTQNLSSVRQNGNPSVFGVGSTAAQARGVQPPPAQALPSSQPNLRAQVPPPLLPAQVPVSLLKYAPSSGGLNPLFGPQQVAMLNQLSQLNQLSQISHLQRLLAQQQRAQSQRSVPSGGRQPPDQQGRPLSMQQQMMQQSRQLDPNLLVKQQTPPSQQQPLHQPAMKSFLENVMPHTTPELQKGPSPVNAFSSFPIGLNSNLNVNMDLNSIKEPQSRLRKWTTVDSMSVNTSLDQNPSKHGAISSGFRLEESPFVPYDFINSSASPASPPAPVGDGWPRAKSPSGSSSVNWPPEFRPGEPWKGYPNIDPETDPYVTPGSVINSVSVNTVREADHLRDRNSGSASSLNTTLPSTSAWSSIRASNYSVPLSSTAQSTSARNSDPKLTWSPGSVTNTSLAHELWKVPLPPKTITAPSRPPPGLTGQKPPLSAWENSPLRVGGGWGNSDARYTPGSSWGESSSGRITNWLVLKNLTPQIDGSTLRTLCMQHGPLITFHLNLPHGSALVRYSSKEEVLKAQKSLHMCVLGNTTILAEFASEEEISRFFAQSQSLAPAPGWQSLGSSQSRLGPLDCPHSFSSRTDLNHWNGAGLSGTNCGDLHGTSLWGAPHYSTSLWGPPSSSDPRGVSSPSPINAFLSVDHLGGGGESM, encoded by the exons TGCCAGAGCAGATAAGGCCCAGCGTCAGCCAGGCCCCGCCCGCCAGCGCTCAGAACGGCCCGCCCGCAGCGAGCAGCACCGCGAATGATGCCAGGCACGCCGCAGCCGGCGGCgagcagcagccccagcagccGCAGGCCCTGCCTCGCTACCCTCGCGAAGTCCCGCCGCGGTTTCGCCACCAGGAGCATAAACAGCTTCTGAAGAGAGGCCAGCATTTCCCTGCCATCGCAGCGAACCTGGGACCCGCTGTCAAAGCGCCAAGCAGCCAGTGCGAGAGCAGCCCCTTTGCGAGTCTGCAGCCACACAGCAGCACAGAGGTACTGGACGGCAGACAGCAGGCAG ATACAAACCACAATAATTCCGGATCCCATTATGAAACTTCTCAGCGGGGACCTGCGTCTTCTACGAGTGACTCTAGCCCAAGCTGTCAGAATGCCGTTGTGAACGAGCCCACGGAGAAATCAGCATGGCCCTCGGTCGCTGGCAGTGACCCGGAGCTGGCTTCAGAATGTGTGGATGCTGACTCTGCCTCCGGTTCTGAGTCCGAGAGAAACCTCCCCACCATGGCTTCGGGGAGCACAGGTGGTGAGAAGGACGGCCTTCGGAGCAGCACTGGACTGGGCGCCCAGAACAAGTTTGTGGTTGGCAGCAGTGGCAATAGCGGGGGGCCTGGAAATAGTCCTGGGCCCTGGGGCGTTGCCCACGGGGCCGTAATAAGCACATGTCAGGTGTCTGCGGAAGCTCCTGAGAGCAAGTCAGAGAGTAGCACGGGTAGGGTGCCTGCCTGGGGCGCTGTGAGTTCTTCATCAAATGGAGGGTTAAATCTGAGCACTTTGAGTTCAGCCAGCAGCCACGGGGCCTGGCCAGTGTTAGAGAGCAACGGACTCGCCCTGAAAGGGTCTGGAGGGGGTGGCAGTGCTGGCACGAGTGCCCAGTGCAGCTGCACGGGCCAGGGGCCTCACAGCCAGAGTACTAACTCTAAAGGGGGGGGTTCTGCCCCTCCTGGGGCCTGGGGGGGCCTTCAGGAAGCTGGTGAATCCGAAGGAAGTGGCACACAGAAGGTTTCATTCAGTGGTCACCCTCAGAATGTCACCACTGACGTGGCCGGGCCAAATAACACTACTAACTTCATGACCTCTAGTTTACCAAACTCCGCTTCGGCACCGAGTAACGAGCTGCCTGCCAATCCGGGGGCCTGGCGTGTGAGCGCAGTGACCCATCCTCAGATACAGGCGCCGTCGGTTACGAATGGCACGTCCCTGGCTCACCTTAGCAACGGGGACGCCAAAAGTGGAGGCTCTCATGGTACCGCGTGGGGGGCCTACGGCGCCAGCTACGCGGGCGACACGTGCGCGAGCCCCAACGGCCCCACTCCTGGCGACACTGTGAACTCAACTCCAATGCAGCCTGGCGCCAACGGGCCCGTGGGCACTAACTTCCAGGTGAACACAAACAAGGGAGGCGGCGTGTGGGAGGCGGCACCAGCCAGCTCCCAGGGTGCGCCCTGGGGAAGTGCCCACGGTGCCAGTGCTGGAGGGAGTCGGAGAGGGTGGGGAACCCCTGCACAAAACACGGCCACCAGCGTCCCCGGCGTGGAGTGGAGCAAACTGCCGAGCAATCAGCATTCCAGTGACAGTGCAAATGGCAGCGGTAAGAAGTTTACGAACGGATGGAGGTCTGCCGAGGAAGACGGTCCTGGTTCCGGCACGTCGCAGACCAGTGAGCAGGGCGGGGTGTGGGCCGCGGCGGGAGGCACGGGGGACAGCGAGGGGAGCGCGGAGAGCCCTGGGCGCCTCGAGGACAGTCAGAGCCGAGACAGGAGAAAAGCTGATCAGCACTCATTACTGCAAAGCCTCGTGAGCAGGGCTGACCTAGACCCGCGCGTCCTGTCCAACGCCGGCTGGGGCCAGACTCCTATTAAGCAGAACACTGCCTGGGACACCGAGACGTTGCCGAGCGGGGAAAGGAAGCCCGACAACGGCACCGAGGCCTGGGGCTGCTCGGCGGCGCAGACTTGTAACTCAGGGGCATGTACGGAGAAGCCGGGCCCCGATGGTCGTGATCCGTCCTCGGCAGCGGGGTGGGGAGAGCCCAGGCCTGCTCTGCGCTGGGGAGATTCCAAAGGCTCGAGCTGCCAGGGGGGCTGGGAGGACGACGCTGCTGCTACAGGAATGGCCAGGAGCAATCAGTGGGGGAATTGCAAGGAGAAGTGCACGTGGAATGATTCGCAAAAGAACAAACAGGGCTGGGGCGACGGGCAGAGGTCAAGCCAGGGCTGGTCCGTTTCTGCCAGTGACAACTGGGCCGACGCGTCGCGGAGTAACCATTGGGGTGAGGCCAATAAGAAATCTAGCTCAGGAGGTAGTGACAGTGACAGGTCTGTCTCCGGTTGGAACGAACTTGGTAAAACTAGTTCTTTTACTTGGGGAAATAACTTAAATCCAAATAACTCGTCAGGATGGGATGAATCTTCTAAACCTAGTCCGTCCCAGGGATGGGGAGATCCTCCAAAGTCTAGTCAGTCTCTGGCGTGGGGAGAGGCGACAAAGCCAGTCAGCTCTCCGGACTGGAGCAAGCAACAAGAGGTGGTCGGCTCTTGGGGAATCCCGCCAGCTCCAGGCAAAGCTTCCGGGACGGGCTGGCTGGGAGGACCAATTCCGGCCCCAACGAAAGAAGAAGAGCCCACAGGCTGGGAGGAGCCATCCCCAGAGTCCATACGGCGTAAAATGGAGATTGATGATGGAACTTCAGCTTGGGGAGATCCCAGCAAATACAGTTACAAAAATGTGAACATGTGGGACCGGAATGTCCCGAACGGCAGCCGCTCAGACCAGCCAGCACAGGGACACCAGCTGCTGCCGTCTGCAAGTGCCAGCAGTTCCAGCCCAGAGGCCGGCGGTGCTTCCG GCTGGGGTGAGCCCTGGGGGGAGCCTTCTGCTGCAGCCACAACTGTGGATAATGGTACTTCAGCATGGGGCAAACCCATAGACAGTGGTCCCAGCTGGGGGGAACCCATGGCTGTGGCGTCCAGCACACCCACGTGGGGCTCCAGCTCTGTTGGTCCACAAGTGTTAAGCAAATCTG GGCCAAAACCTATGCAAGACGGCTGGTGTGGCGATGACATGCCACTGCCTGCCAACCGCCCGTCCGGCTGGGAGGACGAAGAGGACGTGGAGATTGGGATGTGGAATAGTAACTCGTCGCAAGAGCTTAACGCGTCTTTAAATTGGCCACCGtatacaaagaaaatgtcatCGAAG GGTCTGAGTGgcaaaaaaaggagaagggaaagg GGAGTGATGAAAGGTGGAAACAAACAGGAAGAAGCGTGGATAAACCCGTTTGTTAAGCAGTTTTCAAATATCAGTTTTTCG AGAGACACGCCAGAAGAAAACGTACAGAGCAATAAGATGGACCTGCCTGGAG GAATGTTACAGGACAAACGGATGGAGATAGATAAGCATAGCCTAAGCATTGGTGATTACACTCGGACGGTCGGGAAAGGCCCCGCGTCTCGGCCTCAGGTTCCCAAAGAGTGTCCCATGGAACGCAGTCCTTATTTTGATAAG GATGGCATGGTAGCAGATGAACCCCAAAACATGCAGTTTATGTCCAGTCAGAGCGTGAAGCTCCCCCCTTCAAATAGTGCACTACCTAACCAGGCCCTCGGCTCCATAGCGGGGCTGGGTACGCAAAACTTGAGTTCCGTTAGACAG AACGGCAACCCCAGCGTGTTTGGTGTGGGGAGCACAGCAGCACAAGCCCGGGGCGTGCAGCCGCCGCCAGCACAAGCTCTCCCTTCATCTCAGCCTAATCTCCGCGCTCAAGTGCCTCCTCCACTGCTCCCCGCTCAG GTTCCAGTCTCATTGCTGAAGTACGCACCCAGCAGCGGCGGCCTGAACCCGCTCTTTGGCCCTCAACAGGTGGCCATGCTGAACCAGCTCTCCCAACTGAACCAGCTCTCTCAGATCTCCCACTTACAG CGGTTGTTAGCGCAGCAGCAGAGGGCGCAGAGTCAGAGAAGCGTGCCTTCTGGGGGCCGTCAGCCGCCGGACCAGCAG GGCCGACCTCTTAGTATGCAGCAGCAGATGATGCAACAGTCTCGTCAGCTTGATCCAAACCTGTTGGTGAAGCAGCAGACGCCGCCGTCTCAGCAGCAGCCACTCCATCAGCCAGCCATGAAATCGTTCCTTGAAAATGTCATGCCCCACACTACGCCTGAGCTGCAGAAAGGGCCGTCGCCAGTCAACGCTTTCAGCAGCTTCCCTATAG gcttgAACTCAAACTTGAATGTAAATATGGATTTGAACAGTATTAAAGAGCCACAGTCAAGACTGCGGAAGTGGACCACCGTGGACAGCATGTCTGTGAACACGTCTTTGGATCAGAACCCCAGCAAACATG GTGCTATTTCAAGTGGTTTCAGGCTGGAAGAGTCCCCGTTTGTCCCCTACGACTTCATCAACAGCAGTGCTTCGCCAGCCAGCCCTCCAGCGCCCGTGGGAGACGGCTGGCCACGTGCCAAATCGCCCAGCGGCTCGAGCAGTGTTAACTGGCCACCAG AGTTCCGCCCTGGTGAACCGTGGAAAGGTTATCCAAACATTGACCCTGAAACTGACCCTTACGTCACTCCTGGCAGTGTCATCAACAGTGTCTCAGTAAATACTGTGCGGGAAGCGGACCACCTCAGGGACAGGAACAGCG GGTCAGCCTCATCCTTGAACACCACGCTGCCTTCAACTAGTGCCTGGTCATCCATTCGTGCCTCCAACTACAGTGTCCCCCTCAGCAGTACAGCACAAAGCACTTCAG CCAGAAATAGTGATCCCAAATTGACGTGGTCCCCTGGTTCAGTCACCAACACCTCTCTGGCCCACGAGCTGTGGAAGGTCCCTCTGCCACCTAAAACCATCACTGCTCCGTCTCGCCCACCGCCGGGGCTCACCGGTCAGAAGCCACCCTTGTCTGCGTGGGAGAATTCTCCCCTTCGTGTAGGTGGAGGATGGGGGAACTCTGACGCCAGGTACACCCCAG GCTCCAGCTGGGGTGAGAGCAGCTCAGGGAGAATAACCAACTGGCTGGTTCTGAAGAACCTCACACCTCAG ATCGATGGCTCCACCCTGCGGACCCTGTGCATGCAGCACGGCCCGCTGATCACATTCCACCTGAACCTGCCGCACGGCAGCGCCCTGGTCCGCTACAGCTCCAAGGAGGAGGTGCTCAAGGCACAGAAGTCCCTGCACAT GTGTGTGCTGGGGAATACTACAATCCTCGCCGAGTTCGCCAGTGAGGAGGAGATCAGCCGTTTCTTTGCACAAAGTCAGTCTCTGGCCCCCGCTCCCGGCTGGCAGTCCCTCGGCTCCAGCCAGAGCCGGCTGGGCCCCCTCGACTGTCCCCACTCCTTCTCCAGCCGCACTGATCTCAATCACTGGAATGGTGCTGGGCTGTCGGGAACTAACTGTGGAGACCTTCACGGCACTTCCCTCTGGGGGGCCCCGCACTACTCTACGAGCCTGTGGGGGCCTCCCAGCAGCAGCGACCCCCGGGGCGTCAGCAGTCCATCACCCATTAACGCTTTTCTTTCTGTTGACcacctgggtgggggtggagagtcCATGTGA
- the TNRC6A gene encoding trinucleotide repeat-containing gene 6A protein isoform X4, producing MQLVAEPDLEARCPSAQDIPRPSEWNRNLVQEEEQLMEEKKRKKDDKKKKEAAQKKATEQKLKVPEQIRPSVSQAPPASAQNGPPAASSTANDARHAAAGGEQQPQQPQALPRYPREVPPRFRHQEHKQLLKRGQHFPAIAANLGPAVKAPSSQCESSPFASLQPHSSTEVLDGRQQADTNHNNSGSHYETSQRGPASSTSDSSPSCQNAVVNEPTEKSAWPSVAGSDPELASECVDADSASGSESERNLPTMASGSTGGEKDGLRSSTGLGAQNKFVVGSSGNSGGPGNSPGPWGVAHGAVISTCQVSAEAPESKSESSTGRVPAWGAVSSSSNGGLNLSTLSSASSHGAWPVLESNGLALKGSGGGGSAGTSAQCSCTGQGPHSQSTNSKGGGSAPPGAWGGLQEAGESEGSGTQKVSFSGHPQNVTTDVAGPNNTTNFMTSSLPNSASAPSNELPANPGAWRVSAVTHPQIQAPSVTNGTSLAHLSNGDAKSGGSHGTAWGAYGASYAGDTCASPNGPTPGDTVNSTPMQPGANGPVGTNFQVNTNKGGGVWEAAPASSQGAPWGSAHGASAGGSRRGWGTPAQNTATSVPGVEWSKLPSNQHSSDSANGSGKKFTNGWRSAEEDGPGSGTSQTSEQGGVWAAAGGTGDSEGSAESPGRLEDSQSRDRRKADQHSLLQSLVSRADLDPRVLSNAGWGQTPIKQNTAWDTETLPSGERKPDNGTEAWGCSAAQTCNSGACTEKPGPDGRDPSSAAGWGEPRPALRWGDSKGSSCQGGWEDDAAATGMARSNQWGNCKEKCTWNDSQKNKQGWGDGQRSSQGWSVSASDNWADASRSNHWGEANKKSSSGGSDSDRSVSGWNELGKTSSFTWGNNLNPNNSSGWDESSKPSPSQGWGDPPKSSQSLAWGEATKPVSSPDWSKQQEVVGSWGIPPAPGKASGTGWLGGPIPAPTKEEEPTGWEEPSPESIRRKMEIDDGTSAWGDPSKYSYKNVNMWDRNVPNGSRSDQPAQGHQLLPSASASSSSPEAGGASGPKPMQDGWCGDDMPLPANRPSGWEDEEDVEIGMWNSNSSQELNASLNWPPYTKKMSSKGLSGKKRRRERGVMKGGNKQEEAWINPFVKQFSNISFSRDTPEENVQSNKMDLPGGMLQDKRMEIDKHSLSIGDYTRTVGKGPASRPQVPKECPMERSPYFDKDGMVADEPQNMQFMSSQSVKLPPSNSALPNQALGSIAGLGTQNLSSVRQNGNPSVFGVGSTAAQARGVQPPPAQALPSSQPNLRAQVPPPLLPAQVPVSLLKYAPSSGGLNPLFGPQQVAMLNQLSQLNQLSQISHLQRLLAQQQRAQSQRSVPSGGRQPPDQQGRPLSMQQQMMQQSRQLDPNLLVKQQTPPSQQQPLHQPAMKSFLENVMPHTTPELQKGPSPVNAFSSFPIGLNSNLNVNMDLNSIKEPQSRLRKWTTVDSMSVNTSLDQNPSKHGAISSGFRLEESPFVPYDFINSSASPASPPAPVGDGWPRAKSPSGSSSVNWPPEFRPGEPWKGYPNIDPETDPYVTPGSVINSVSVNTVREADHLRDRNSGSASSLNTTLPSTSAWSSIRASNYSVPLSSTAQSTSARNSDPKLTWSPGSVTNTSLAHELWKVPLPPKTITAPSRPPPGLTGQKPPLSAWENSPLRVGGGWGNSDARYTPGSSWGESSSGRITNWLVLKNLTPQIDGSTLRTLCMQHGPLITFHLNLPHGSALVRYSSKEEVLKAQKSLHMCVLGNTTILAEFASEEEISRFFAQSQSLAPAPGWQSLGSSQSRLGPLDCPHSFSSRTDLNHWNGAGLSGTNCGDLHGTSLWGAPHYSTSLWGPPSSSDPRGVSSPSPINAFLSVDHLGGGGESM from the exons TGCCAGAGCAGATAAGGCCCAGCGTCAGCCAGGCCCCGCCCGCCAGCGCTCAGAACGGCCCGCCCGCAGCGAGCAGCACCGCGAATGATGCCAGGCACGCCGCAGCCGGCGGCgagcagcagccccagcagccGCAGGCCCTGCCTCGCTACCCTCGCGAAGTCCCGCCGCGGTTTCGCCACCAGGAGCATAAACAGCTTCTGAAGAGAGGCCAGCATTTCCCTGCCATCGCAGCGAACCTGGGACCCGCTGTCAAAGCGCCAAGCAGCCAGTGCGAGAGCAGCCCCTTTGCGAGTCTGCAGCCACACAGCAGCACAGAGGTACTGGACGGCAGACAGCAGGCAG ATACAAACCACAATAATTCCGGATCCCATTATGAAACTTCTCAGCGGGGACCTGCGTCTTCTACGAGTGACTCTAGCCCAAGCTGTCAGAATGCCGTTGTGAACGAGCCCACGGAGAAATCAGCATGGCCCTCGGTCGCTGGCAGTGACCCGGAGCTGGCTTCAGAATGTGTGGATGCTGACTCTGCCTCCGGTTCTGAGTCCGAGAGAAACCTCCCCACCATGGCTTCGGGGAGCACAGGTGGTGAGAAGGACGGCCTTCGGAGCAGCACTGGACTGGGCGCCCAGAACAAGTTTGTGGTTGGCAGCAGTGGCAATAGCGGGGGGCCTGGAAATAGTCCTGGGCCCTGGGGCGTTGCCCACGGGGCCGTAATAAGCACATGTCAGGTGTCTGCGGAAGCTCCTGAGAGCAAGTCAGAGAGTAGCACGGGTAGGGTGCCTGCCTGGGGCGCTGTGAGTTCTTCATCAAATGGAGGGTTAAATCTGAGCACTTTGAGTTCAGCCAGCAGCCACGGGGCCTGGCCAGTGTTAGAGAGCAACGGACTCGCCCTGAAAGGGTCTGGAGGGGGTGGCAGTGCTGGCACGAGTGCCCAGTGCAGCTGCACGGGCCAGGGGCCTCACAGCCAGAGTACTAACTCTAAAGGGGGGGGTTCTGCCCCTCCTGGGGCCTGGGGGGGCCTTCAGGAAGCTGGTGAATCCGAAGGAAGTGGCACACAGAAGGTTTCATTCAGTGGTCACCCTCAGAATGTCACCACTGACGTGGCCGGGCCAAATAACACTACTAACTTCATGACCTCTAGTTTACCAAACTCCGCTTCGGCACCGAGTAACGAGCTGCCTGCCAATCCGGGGGCCTGGCGTGTGAGCGCAGTGACCCATCCTCAGATACAGGCGCCGTCGGTTACGAATGGCACGTCCCTGGCTCACCTTAGCAACGGGGACGCCAAAAGTGGAGGCTCTCATGGTACCGCGTGGGGGGCCTACGGCGCCAGCTACGCGGGCGACACGTGCGCGAGCCCCAACGGCCCCACTCCTGGCGACACTGTGAACTCAACTCCAATGCAGCCTGGCGCCAACGGGCCCGTGGGCACTAACTTCCAGGTGAACACAAACAAGGGAGGCGGCGTGTGGGAGGCGGCACCAGCCAGCTCCCAGGGTGCGCCCTGGGGAAGTGCCCACGGTGCCAGTGCTGGAGGGAGTCGGAGAGGGTGGGGAACCCCTGCACAAAACACGGCCACCAGCGTCCCCGGCGTGGAGTGGAGCAAACTGCCGAGCAATCAGCATTCCAGTGACAGTGCAAATGGCAGCGGTAAGAAGTTTACGAACGGATGGAGGTCTGCCGAGGAAGACGGTCCTGGTTCCGGCACGTCGCAGACCAGTGAGCAGGGCGGGGTGTGGGCCGCGGCGGGAGGCACGGGGGACAGCGAGGGGAGCGCGGAGAGCCCTGGGCGCCTCGAGGACAGTCAGAGCCGAGACAGGAGAAAAGCTGATCAGCACTCATTACTGCAAAGCCTCGTGAGCAGGGCTGACCTAGACCCGCGCGTCCTGTCCAACGCCGGCTGGGGCCAGACTCCTATTAAGCAGAACACTGCCTGGGACACCGAGACGTTGCCGAGCGGGGAAAGGAAGCCCGACAACGGCACCGAGGCCTGGGGCTGCTCGGCGGCGCAGACTTGTAACTCAGGGGCATGTACGGAGAAGCCGGGCCCCGATGGTCGTGATCCGTCCTCGGCAGCGGGGTGGGGAGAGCCCAGGCCTGCTCTGCGCTGGGGAGATTCCAAAGGCTCGAGCTGCCAGGGGGGCTGGGAGGACGACGCTGCTGCTACAGGAATGGCCAGGAGCAATCAGTGGGGGAATTGCAAGGAGAAGTGCACGTGGAATGATTCGCAAAAGAACAAACAGGGCTGGGGCGACGGGCAGAGGTCAAGCCAGGGCTGGTCCGTTTCTGCCAGTGACAACTGGGCCGACGCGTCGCGGAGTAACCATTGGGGTGAGGCCAATAAGAAATCTAGCTCAGGAGGTAGTGACAGTGACAGGTCTGTCTCCGGTTGGAACGAACTTGGTAAAACTAGTTCTTTTACTTGGGGAAATAACTTAAATCCAAATAACTCGTCAGGATGGGATGAATCTTCTAAACCTAGTCCGTCCCAGGGATGGGGAGATCCTCCAAAGTCTAGTCAGTCTCTGGCGTGGGGAGAGGCGACAAAGCCAGTCAGCTCTCCGGACTGGAGCAAGCAACAAGAGGTGGTCGGCTCTTGGGGAATCCCGCCAGCTCCAGGCAAAGCTTCCGGGACGGGCTGGCTGGGAGGACCAATTCCGGCCCCAACGAAAGAAGAAGAGCCCACAGGCTGGGAGGAGCCATCCCCAGAGTCCATACGGCGTAAAATGGAGATTGATGATGGAACTTCAGCTTGGGGAGATCCCAGCAAATACAGTTACAAAAATGTGAACATGTGGGACCGGAATGTCCCGAACGGCAGCCGCTCAGACCAGCCAGCACAGGGACACCAGCTGCTGCCGTCTGCAAGTGCCAGCAGTTCCAGCCCAGAGGCCGGCGGTGCTTCCG GGCCAAAACCTATGCAAGACGGCTGGTGTGGCGATGACATGCCACTGCCTGCCAACCGCCCGTCCGGCTGGGAGGACGAAGAGGACGTGGAGATTGGGATGTGGAATAGTAACTCGTCGCAAGAGCTTAACGCGTCTTTAAATTGGCCACCGtatacaaagaaaatgtcatCGAAG GGTCTGAGTGgcaaaaaaaggagaagggaaagg GGAGTGATGAAAGGTGGAAACAAACAGGAAGAAGCGTGGATAAACCCGTTTGTTAAGCAGTTTTCAAATATCAGTTTTTCG AGAGACACGCCAGAAGAAAACGTACAGAGCAATAAGATGGACCTGCCTGGAG GAATGTTACAGGACAAACGGATGGAGATAGATAAGCATAGCCTAAGCATTGGTGATTACACTCGGACGGTCGGGAAAGGCCCCGCGTCTCGGCCTCAGGTTCCCAAAGAGTGTCCCATGGAACGCAGTCCTTATTTTGATAAG GATGGCATGGTAGCAGATGAACCCCAAAACATGCAGTTTATGTCCAGTCAGAGCGTGAAGCTCCCCCCTTCAAATAGTGCACTACCTAACCAGGCCCTCGGCTCCATAGCGGGGCTGGGTACGCAAAACTTGAGTTCCGTTAGACAG AACGGCAACCCCAGCGTGTTTGGTGTGGGGAGCACAGCAGCACAAGCCCGGGGCGTGCAGCCGCCGCCAGCACAAGCTCTCCCTTCATCTCAGCCTAATCTCCGCGCTCAAGTGCCTCCTCCACTGCTCCCCGCTCAG GTTCCAGTCTCATTGCTGAAGTACGCACCCAGCAGCGGCGGCCTGAACCCGCTCTTTGGCCCTCAACAGGTGGCCATGCTGAACCAGCTCTCCCAACTGAACCAGCTCTCTCAGATCTCCCACTTACAG CGGTTGTTAGCGCAGCAGCAGAGGGCGCAGAGTCAGAGAAGCGTGCCTTCTGGGGGCCGTCAGCCGCCGGACCAGCAG GGCCGACCTCTTAGTATGCAGCAGCAGATGATGCAACAGTCTCGTCAGCTTGATCCAAACCTGTTGGTGAAGCAGCAGACGCCGCCGTCTCAGCAGCAGCCACTCCATCAGCCAGCCATGAAATCGTTCCTTGAAAATGTCATGCCCCACACTACGCCTGAGCTGCAGAAAGGGCCGTCGCCAGTCAACGCTTTCAGCAGCTTCCCTATAG gcttgAACTCAAACTTGAATGTAAATATGGATTTGAACAGTATTAAAGAGCCACAGTCAAGACTGCGGAAGTGGACCACCGTGGACAGCATGTCTGTGAACACGTCTTTGGATCAGAACCCCAGCAAACATG GTGCTATTTCAAGTGGTTTCAGGCTGGAAGAGTCCCCGTTTGTCCCCTACGACTTCATCAACAGCAGTGCTTCGCCAGCCAGCCCTCCAGCGCCCGTGGGAGACGGCTGGCCACGTGCCAAATCGCCCAGCGGCTCGAGCAGTGTTAACTGGCCACCAG AGTTCCGCCCTGGTGAACCGTGGAAAGGTTATCCAAACATTGACCCTGAAACTGACCCTTACGTCACTCCTGGCAGTGTCATCAACAGTGTCTCAGTAAATACTGTGCGGGAAGCGGACCACCTCAGGGACAGGAACAGCG GGTCAGCCTCATCCTTGAACACCACGCTGCCTTCAACTAGTGCCTGGTCATCCATTCGTGCCTCCAACTACAGTGTCCCCCTCAGCAGTACAGCACAAAGCACTTCAG CCAGAAATAGTGATCCCAAATTGACGTGGTCCCCTGGTTCAGTCACCAACACCTCTCTGGCCCACGAGCTGTGGAAGGTCCCTCTGCCACCTAAAACCATCACTGCTCCGTCTCGCCCACCGCCGGGGCTCACCGGTCAGAAGCCACCCTTGTCTGCGTGGGAGAATTCTCCCCTTCGTGTAGGTGGAGGATGGGGGAACTCTGACGCCAGGTACACCCCAG GCTCCAGCTGGGGTGAGAGCAGCTCAGGGAGAATAACCAACTGGCTGGTTCTGAAGAACCTCACACCTCAG ATCGATGGCTCCACCCTGCGGACCCTGTGCATGCAGCACGGCCCGCTGATCACATTCCACCTGAACCTGCCGCACGGCAGCGCCCTGGTCCGCTACAGCTCCAAGGAGGAGGTGCTCAAGGCACAGAAGTCCCTGCACAT GTGTGTGCTGGGGAATACTACAATCCTCGCCGAGTTCGCCAGTGAGGAGGAGATCAGCCGTTTCTTTGCACAAAGTCAGTCTCTGGCCCCCGCTCCCGGCTGGCAGTCCCTCGGCTCCAGCCAGAGCCGGCTGGGCCCCCTCGACTGTCCCCACTCCTTCTCCAGCCGCACTGATCTCAATCACTGGAATGGTGCTGGGCTGTCGGGAACTAACTGTGGAGACCTTCACGGCACTTCCCTCTGGGGGGCCCCGCACTACTCTACGAGCCTGTGGGGGCCTCCCAGCAGCAGCGACCCCCGGGGCGTCAGCAGTCCATCACCCATTAACGCTTTTCTTTCTGTTGACcacctgggtgggggtggagagtcCATGTGA